A window of Armatimonadota bacterium contains these coding sequences:
- a CDS encoding BON domain-containing protein, with amino-acid sequence MPREAVTNEELTDEEIARQVMEAIAWDSRVHYPEVRVTVEGGVVYLSGTVESFAEKSAAEEDASRLAGVTEVISNIVVRPQKPVSDEEIADNIRRALKRDVRVRTDDICVKVENGVATLAGEVVTPMEKWAALDIAKYTYGVVSVVDKIAVLPSESVSDHLLEELIKAELTRVPRLDPRGINVTVKEGIATLSGTVDFFYQKKEAELAALGTPGIRSVKEDLSVRWKRS; translated from the coding sequence ATGCCTCGTGAAGCAGTAACAAACGAGGAATTGACCGACGAGGAAATTGCCCGTCAGGTGATGGAGGCAATTGCTTGGGACAGCCGCGTCCACTATCCCGAGGTGCGCGTTACTGTGGAGGGCGGCGTCGTGTATCTTTCAGGCACCGTTGAGAGCTTTGCAGAAAAAAGCGCCGCCGAGGAAGATGCAAGCCGCCTTGCTGGTGTGACTGAAGTGATTAGCAACATAGTTGTGCGTCCGCAAAAGCCGGTCAGCGATGAAGAGATAGCCGACAATATCCGACGAGCACTCAAGAGGGACGTTCGCGTTCGAACAGACGACATATGTGTTAAGGTTGAGAATGGCGTTGCGACCTTAGCCGGCGAAGTAGTAACTCCGATGGAGAAGTGGGCGGCGCTTGACATTGCAAAATACACATATGGCGTCGTTAGCGTTGTGGATAAAATAGCGGTGCTGCCATCGGAATCAGTGTCAGATCATCTATTAGAAGAGCTGATTAAAGCCGAGCTCACACGGGTTCCAAGACTTGACCCGCGGGGAATAAACGTAACAGTCAAAGAGGGAATCGCTACGCTGAGCGGAACAGTTGACTTTTTCTACCAGAAAAAAGAAGCTGAGCTAGCGGCGCTAGGAACGCCAGGCATACGCAGTGTTAAGGAGGATTTAAGCGTTAGATGGAAAAGAAGCTGA
- a CDS encoding universal stress protein — protein MISSRLIQKILVATDGSEPSLKAAQYAAEIAKCNKAEVTLIYAAEATSVTEFVRMAFPLSEPLSKDIHETGMLIIERAKKPFLEADIAVRSKIIEGFAADVILDEAKSGHYDLIAMGSRGTSGTLRRVFLGIGSVAERVLGSAPCPVLVART, from the coding sequence ATGATTAGTTCGCGCCTAATTCAAAAGATACTGGTTGCCACCGACGGTTCAGAGCCGTCTTTGAAAGCAGCTCAATACGCCGCAGAAATTGCAAAATGTAACAAAGCTGAGGTTACTCTAATTTACGCTGCAGAAGCCACTAGTGTAACTGAATTTGTTAGGATGGCATTTCCACTAAGTGAACCATTAAGCAAAGATATCCATGAGACAGGAATGCTAATCATCGAACGAGCGAAAAAGCCATTTCTCGAAGCCGATATCGCCGTCCGCTCAAAAATTATTGAAGGATTTGCTGCTGATGTTATCCTTGATGAAGCTAAATCTGGGCATTACGACCTAATAGCAATGGGAAGTCGCGGGACAAGTGGCACACTGAGGCGCGTATTCCTTGGGATTGGCAGTGTGGCTGAGCGTGTGCTTGGCAGCGCACCTTGCCCCGTCCTAGTGGCTCGGACATAG
- a CDS encoding exodeoxyribonuclease VII small subunit, translating into MAEGNEISFEAAIKRLEEIVKQLEQGELPLSESLELFEEGIKLARECSRQLTEAQGRIEALVKKSDGTMVEEPFNV; encoded by the coding sequence ATGGCTGAAGGCAATGAGATAAGCTTCGAGGCCGCCATTAAGCGGCTTGAAGAGATAGTTAAGCAGCTGGAGCAAGGAGAACTTCCACTAAGCGAATCGCTTGAGCTGTTTGAAGAGGGAATCAAGCTTGCTCGCGAATGCTCAAGACAGCTTACGGAAGCCCAGGGACGCATTGAAGCACTGGTGAAGAAATCCGATGGCACAATGGTTGAAGAGCCCTTCAATGTCTAG
- a CDS encoding N-acetylmuramoyl-L-alanine amidase, producing the protein MNIVFLVAAFLLTIVVSVQSIASPSISLNYPEDGASISSKRIRIAGKATPNSKVMVNGKEMYVHSSGTFAGIVDLVPGENTLRATATLDGQTAEVVLRVTCTVPSPPDPAGVEILKESIEPSGDLEFRPGDEVVVSFRGTPGRTASFAIEGLSDNVAMVEAEGSNGWSLYKGSYRITNSDNLKGAQIKVALTDGKLTETAFASGKLSVRSSRIPEIAEVTGRRAIVRSSPDGAWDMIWPSGIVAEVTGRVGHMLRLSMPGGKEGWVYDEAVRILPAGTPIPRAAIGTVSVIPSDYGVKINLGVSQKLPFEITETVAPPTIELTIYGGYSDTDWISRQLDGMIKELQWLQPAKDVYRLRVVLNQKHLWGYDAHYEDGALVLEIKKAPKLAAPPYSPLRDLVVVLDAGHGGRESGAIGPGGLMEKEVNLDITRRLARELRKKGARVVLTRTKDVTVSLDERPLIAAAAKADILISIHNNSVPSSADPIKARGVSTYWYHPQAMELSEYIYRRALEVGVPGFGNIYSNLAIIRPHRMIAVLIEGAFMSNPDEEALLATQEFRQKLADSILKGLEDWLEKIRIEATE; encoded by the coding sequence ATGAACATAGTATTTTTGGTGGCAGCTTTCCTTTTGACGATTGTGGTTTCAGTACAGTCTATCGCCAGCCCCAGCATAAGTCTCAATTATCCTGAAGATGGCGCAAGCATTTCTTCTAAGCGCATTCGGATTGCCGGCAAAGCAACACCTAACTCGAAGGTCATGGTGAATGGCAAGGAGATGTATGTTCATTCGTCAGGCACTTTTGCTGGGATTGTGGACCTCGTCCCTGGCGAAAATACTCTGAGGGCGACAGCAACCCTCGATGGACAAACTGCGGAGGTTGTACTGAGGGTTACTTGCACGGTTCCATCTCCGCCTGACCCAGCGGGCGTGGAAATCCTAAAGGAATCAATTGAACCTAGTGGCGACTTGGAGTTTCGGCCTGGAGATGAGGTTGTTGTTTCCTTCCGCGGAACACCTGGTCGCACCGCAAGCTTTGCCATTGAGGGGCTGAGTGATAATGTGGCTATGGTAGAAGCCGAAGGTTCAAATGGATGGTCACTCTATAAGGGGTCCTATAGAATCACGAATTCCGACAATCTTAAGGGCGCGCAGATAAAGGTTGCGCTCACCGATGGCAAGTTGACTGAAACGGCGTTTGCTTCAGGCAAGCTTAGTGTTCGCTCCAGCCGCATTCCCGAGATAGCTGAAGTTACTGGACGGCGTGCTATTGTCAGAAGCTCTCCAGACGGCGCATGGGATATGATTTGGCCTTCTGGGATTGTTGCCGAAGTAACAGGCAGGGTGGGGCATATGCTGAGACTATCAATGCCTGGCGGTAAAGAGGGTTGGGTCTATGATGAAGCGGTGAGGATTCTTCCGGCTGGAACTCCAATTCCAAGAGCGGCGATTGGCACTGTTAGTGTAATTCCATCGGACTATGGAGTGAAAATAAACCTGGGAGTATCCCAAAAACTCCCTTTTGAAATTACCGAAACCGTCGCTCCTCCGACAATCGAACTCACTATTTACGGTGGGTATTCAGATACTGATTGGATTAGCCGTCAACTTGATGGGATGATAAAAGAACTTCAGTGGCTTCAGCCGGCAAAGGATGTTTACCGGTTGAGGGTTGTCTTAAATCAGAAGCATCTTTGGGGCTACGATGCCCATTACGAGGATGGGGCGCTAGTGCTTGAAATCAAGAAGGCACCGAAACTTGCAGCGCCACCATATTCACCTTTGCGCGACCTTGTGGTTGTTCTTGATGCTGGCCACGGAGGCAGAGAGAGCGGCGCAATTGGGCCTGGCGGCCTCATGGAAAAAGAGGTCAACTTGGATATTACCCGTCGTTTGGCAAGAGAGCTGAGGAAGAAAGGCGCACGGGTTGTTCTTACTCGAACCAAAGATGTAACCGTTTCGCTTGACGAACGTCCTCTTATAGCTGCTGCCGCCAAAGCGGATATATTAATCTCCATTCACAACAATTCGGTGCCTAGCTCTGCAGACCCAATCAAAGCTCGAGGTGTAAGTACATACTGGTACCACCCACAGGCAATGGAGCTATCGGAATACATATACAGGAGGGCACTAGAGGTTGGTGTGCCTGGGTTTGGAAATATCTATTCAAACCTTGCGATTATTCGGCCGCATCGCATGATAGCTGTACTTATTGAAGGTGCATTTATGTCCAATCCCGATGAGGAAGCTCTTCTTGCAACGCAGGAATTTCGCCAGAAGCTTGCTGATTCGATTCTTAAAGGTCTTGAGGATTGGCTGGAAAAGATAAGAATTGAAGCCACAGAGTAA
- a CDS encoding hydroxyacid dehydrogenase gives MEKKLIVLEGGQAKQNNLIVFFEAEDWEDEFIRTSRLKEYNPRLYRERLTEDTAVLAEDAEIVSVFIYSDLKKPTLDKLPKLRMIATRSTGYDHIDLRECERRGIAVANVPFYGENTVAEHAFGLILSLSRKIHKATMRTSRLDFSLENLRGFDLKGKTIGVVGAGRIGLHVVRIAKGFGMEVLVYDVRQEPLLAEVLGFTYVPFEDLLQRSDIITLHVPLTNATYHMINSSNINLIKHGAILINTARGAIVETEALLTALDQGILSGAGLDVFEGEESVKEETALLVQKLPREKLREILLSYALLHRDNVVITPHIGFYSEEALLRIMQTTEENIMSFLEGKKINLVAA, from the coding sequence ATGGAAAAGAAGCTGATAGTTCTTGAGGGCGGTCAAGCAAAGCAAAATAACCTCATTGTTTTTTTTGAAGCCGAAGATTGGGAGGACGAATTCATTCGAACAAGCCGCCTAAAAGAATACAATCCTCGGCTTTACCGCGAGCGACTAACCGAAGATACAGCAGTCCTGGCTGAAGATGCAGAAATCGTGTCAGTCTTCATATATTCCGACCTCAAGAAACCAACGCTTGACAAGTTACCAAAGTTACGAATGATCGCTACCCGCTCGACAGGTTACGACCACATTGACCTTCGAGAATGCGAGCGGAGGGGAATTGCTGTAGCGAATGTCCCGTTTTACGGCGAAAATACAGTTGCCGAACATGCCTTCGGACTGATTCTTTCTCTTTCTCGCAAAATTCACAAGGCAACAATGCGCACTTCGCGACTTGACTTTTCGCTTGAGAACTTGCGTGGTTTCGACCTGAAAGGCAAGACCATTGGCGTCGTCGGAGCCGGAAGAATTGGTCTGCATGTAGTACGCATTGCTAAAGGATTTGGAATGGAGGTTCTTGTATATGACGTTCGCCAAGAACCACTGCTAGCAGAGGTTCTGGGATTCACCTATGTCCCGTTCGAGGATCTCCTTCAGCGCTCGGACATTATAACTTTGCATGTTCCTCTCACTAATGCAACTTATCATATGATAAATAGCAGCAATATAAATCTCATCAAGCATGGAGCAATTTTGATAAATACCGCTAGGGGAGCAATAGTCGAGACGGAAGCTCTCCTAACGGCACTCGACCAAGGCATTCTAAGTGGTGCGGGACTCGACGTCTTTGAAGGCGAAGAATCAGTGAAAGAAGAAACTGCCCTGCTGGTTCAAAAGCTGCCACGTGAGAAACTCCGAGAAATACTTTTAAGCTATGCCCTTCTCCACCGTGACAACGTTGTTATCACACCTCACATTGGATTTTATTCCGAGGAAGCTCTTCTTCGCATAATGCAAACAACAGAAGAGAATATCATGAGCTTCTTAGAAGGAAAAAAGATAAACCTAGTCGCAGCATGA
- the pfkB gene encoding 1-phosphofructokinase, with amino-acid sequence MIITLTLNPAVDQTLLVPEVRLGETNRVRATDIDPGGKGLNVARMLKRLGRPAVTIALVGGPTGHYIRHRLEHEGVETDLVEIRGTTRINISILDESSGIQTNFNQEGAEIDPTDLLAVEAKIAGWLQEMDVMAMGGSLPPGAPSDTYARLIRWINESGIRTALDSSGEALREGIKAQPYLIKPNIREAQDLLGRTLTTDEDVIAAAEELRSRGISVVVISMGKRGAIAVDEKGVWKAISPNVKVGSTIGAGDSMMAGLVIGIAEHMSLPDSLALGTAAATATVMNERTELGTPDQVQELLPLIRVEKIK; translated from the coding sequence TTGATAATCACACTTACGTTAAATCCGGCCGTTGACCAGACACTGCTAGTACCAGAGGTAAGGCTGGGCGAAACTAATCGCGTTCGTGCAACCGATATTGATCCAGGCGGGAAGGGACTAAATGTTGCACGGATGCTCAAGCGCCTAGGCAGACCTGCAGTCACAATTGCGCTTGTAGGCGGACCAACTGGTCATTATATCCGCCACCGATTGGAACACGAAGGTGTCGAAACCGACCTTGTTGAGATTCGAGGCACAACGCGCATTAACATCAGCATCCTGGATGAGTCCTCCGGCATCCAAACAAACTTCAATCAGGAGGGAGCTGAAATTGACCCTACAGACCTTCTCGCTGTAGAAGCGAAAATAGCAGGATGGCTTCAAGAAATGGACGTAATGGCAATGGGTGGCAGCTTACCGCCCGGAGCACCTTCTGATACCTATGCGAGGCTTATCCGATGGATAAACGAATCAGGCATTAGGACCGCGCTTGACTCAAGTGGAGAAGCATTAAGAGAGGGAATAAAAGCTCAGCCATACCTCATTAAACCAAACATCCGCGAGGCACAAGACCTCCTTGGCCGAACGTTGACAACCGACGAAGATGTAATCGCCGCCGCGGAAGAACTACGTTCCCGGGGCATCTCGGTTGTAGTAATTTCGATGGGCAAAAGAGGCGCAATAGCTGTAGATGAAAAAGGTGTGTGGAAGGCAATATCTCCAAACGTGAAAGTGGGCAGTACAATTGGTGCTGGTGACTCTATGATGGCCGGTCTTGTCATTGGCATTGCCGAACATATGAGCTTGCCCGACAGCCTCGCACTCGGAACGGCTGCCGCTACCGCAACAGTAATGAACGAAAGGACTGAATTAGGAACGCCAGATCAAGTTCAAGAACTACTTCCTCTGATTAGAGTGGAGAAAATAAAATGA
- a CDS encoding ATP-binding protein, producing the protein MATRYTEVSADELRRFCDPNTLRFETTNDIPVLEGTVGQDRGVNALNFGFDIKMRGFNLYVSGPTGTGRNSTVQAFLAEQAKTEPVPNDICYVNNFKEPDKPNAIFLPPGMGTQLVRDMDELVEAAKREIPRAFEDENYEKRKNEILNEVQQQRGKMLADLQKQAEQMGLAMEVTQIGIITVPLMHGKPISREEFEHLPDEVKEEIQRRSEKLQEMIRQSLAKARKLEKEASERIARLDREVALFAIGHLLDELFEKYKEHEEVVEYLGQVRDDMMDHLEDFKAPEKAKVSIPGLEELQAGPSFERYSVNLIVDNSEQKGAPIVVENNPTYYNLIGRVDFKARLGALVTDFTQIKAGALHKANGGYLVLQALDVLLSPMSWDALKRTLRSGEVRIENIAEYYGLIPTSTLKPEPIPVDVKVILIGSPLVYHILYAVDEDFRKLFKVKADFDIEMKRTDENIEKYAQFIAARVKECNLRPFHKSAVAKVVEYGSRLISDKEKLSTRFIEIADLVSEASFWASKNGNAVVMAEDVQKAIEEKVYRSNLIEQKIQELIEQGVIMIDTDGAVVGQVNGLSVYQIGDYTFGRPSRITARTFIGKAGVVNIEREVKLSGPIHNKGVMILSSYLGSKFAHNKPLTLSASLTFEQLYEGVEGDSASSAELYALLSSLSDIPIKQGIAVTGSVNQKGEIQPIGGATEKIEGFYAVCKAKGLTGEQGVIIPHQNVRHLMLKEEIVDAVREGKFHIWPIKTIEEGIEILTGVPAGERDLKGNYPPDTVLGRADAKLLQFAEVVKEYGQAPEEERPEEKEEEERIAASGPEERILK; encoded by the coding sequence ATGGCTACTAGATACACCGAAGTTTCTGCAGATGAGTTAAGACGCTTTTGTGACCCAAATACCTTAAGATTCGAGACAACCAATGACATACCTGTGCTTGAGGGAACAGTCGGTCAGGACCGGGGTGTTAATGCTCTTAACTTTGGGTTTGATATTAAAATGCGTGGTTTCAATCTCTATGTCTCGGGTCCTACAGGCACTGGTCGAAATTCGACGGTTCAGGCGTTTCTTGCGGAGCAGGCGAAAACCGAACCCGTGCCAAATGACATTTGCTACGTGAATAACTTTAAGGAGCCAGACAAGCCAAACGCCATCTTTCTGCCGCCTGGGATGGGGACTCAGCTTGTTAGAGACATGGACGAACTTGTGGAGGCGGCGAAAAGGGAAATCCCTCGAGCATTTGAGGACGAAAATTACGAAAAGCGGAAGAATGAAATTTTAAATGAGGTTCAGCAGCAACGTGGAAAAATGCTTGCTGATTTGCAGAAACAAGCTGAACAGATGGGCTTGGCAATGGAGGTAACGCAAATTGGTATAATCACTGTTCCTCTAATGCATGGAAAGCCAATTTCACGCGAGGAATTCGAGCACTTGCCGGATGAGGTAAAGGAAGAGATTCAGAGGCGTAGTGAAAAGCTCCAGGAAATGATTCGGCAGAGTCTTGCCAAGGCGAGAAAATTGGAGAAAGAAGCTAGTGAGCGAATTGCCCGTCTTGACCGTGAAGTTGCATTGTTCGCAATAGGTCATCTTCTGGATGAGTTGTTCGAAAAGTATAAGGAGCATGAGGAAGTTGTTGAATACCTTGGGCAAGTGCGAGATGACATGATGGACCATTTGGAAGATTTCAAGGCACCCGAGAAAGCAAAGGTTTCAATTCCTGGCCTTGAAGAACTTCAAGCAGGGCCATCTTTTGAGCGATATAGTGTAAATCTTATTGTTGATAACTCGGAACAAAAGGGCGCGCCGATTGTAGTTGAAAACAATCCCACTTATTACAACTTGATTGGTCGCGTAGACTTCAAGGCGCGGTTGGGGGCTTTGGTGACAGATTTTACGCAAATCAAAGCTGGCGCGCTCCACAAGGCAAACGGCGGCTATTTGGTATTGCAAGCCCTTGATGTACTTCTTAGCCCAATGTCGTGGGACGCATTAAAACGCACGCTTCGGAGCGGCGAAGTACGTATAGAGAACATCGCAGAATATTATGGCTTGATTCCTACATCAACTTTGAAACCAGAACCAATCCCGGTGGATGTTAAAGTTATTCTAATCGGCAGTCCGTTGGTTTACCATATACTCTACGCAGTGGATGAAGATTTTCGCAAGCTTTTCAAGGTAAAAGCCGACTTTGATATCGAGATGAAGCGCACAGATGAAAACATTGAAAAATATGCTCAGTTTATCGCAGCTAGAGTGAAAGAATGCAATCTCCGGCCGTTCCATAAGAGCGCAGTGGCGAAAGTAGTGGAATATGGTTCGCGCTTAATTTCAGATAAGGAAAAGCTTTCCACCAGGTTTATTGAGATTGCAGACCTAGTTAGCGAGGCGAGCTTCTGGGCTAGCAAAAATGGCAATGCCGTTGTCATGGCAGAAGATGTCCAAAAAGCAATTGAAGAGAAGGTCTACCGTTCGAATTTGATTGAGCAAAAGATCCAAGAGCTAATAGAACAGGGTGTAATAATGATAGATACCGATGGCGCTGTCGTCGGCCAGGTGAATGGTCTTTCCGTTTACCAAATTGGCGACTATACGTTCGGTCGGCCTTCAAGAATCACGGCTCGGACATTTATTGGCAAGGCTGGGGTAGTTAACATTGAGCGCGAAGTCAAACTCAGCGGGCCTATTCACAACAAAGGAGTCATGATTCTTTCAAGCTATCTGGGATCGAAATTTGCGCATAATAAGCCTCTCACCCTTAGCGCGAGTCTCACCTTTGAACAGTTATATGAAGGTGTCGAGGGAGATAGCGCATCAAGCGCGGAGCTTTACGCTTTGCTGTCAAGTCTTTCTGATATTCCAATCAAGCAGGGAATTGCTGTTACTGGTTCCGTCAACCAAAAAGGCGAGATTCAGCCAATTGGTGGTGCGACGGAAAAGATTGAGGGATTCTACGCCGTTTGTAAAGCAAAGGGTCTAACAGGCGAACAAGGTGTAATCATCCCACATCAAAATGTTCGCCATTTAATGCTGAAGGAAGAAATAGTTGATGCTGTGCGGGAAGGTAAGTTTCATATTTGGCCCATTAAAACAATAGAAGAAGGGATAGAGATTCTTACAGGTGTTCCAGCGGGAGAGAGAGATTTAAAGGGAAATTACCCTCCAGATACAGTTCTCGGCCGTGCAGACGCAAAGCTTCTGCAGTTTGCAGAGGTTGTCAAAGAATACGGTCAAGCCCCTGAAGAGGAAAGGCCAGAGGAGAAAGAAGAGGAAGAGCGCATTGCAGCTAGTGGCCCTGAAGAGAGGATATTAAAATAG
- a CDS encoding TIM barrel protein: MATPSVCIEKLLTEFPFLERINQAAKLGYPAVEFWFAGQNNNNKAAEEKAFGDIANACAKVGVSVAAFVINSPDGSIGGSLINPEERDVYLKRLERVVELAKIVNCRMIITCAGNCQPGKSKEEQVQTIIDTLKEAAPIAENGGITLLLEPLNSLVNHPGYFLDSSALGAEIVKAVGSPNVKLLYDIYHMQIMEGNIISTIRKYIDIIGHFHSAGVPGRHELTSGELNYHDIIAEIDSLGYTGYFGLEYSPLLESVQSLGLLRESLMLW, from the coding sequence ATGGCCACACCAAGCGTCTGTATAGAGAAGTTACTAACCGAATTCCCTTTTTTGGAAAGAATAAACCAGGCTGCAAAGCTCGGATATCCCGCAGTAGAGTTTTGGTTTGCTGGGCAGAACAATAATAACAAAGCGGCTGAGGAGAAGGCATTTGGGGATATTGCTAATGCATGTGCAAAGGTTGGCGTATCAGTTGCAGCTTTCGTAATCAATTCTCCGGATGGAAGCATCGGAGGAAGCCTGATAAACCCTGAAGAACGCGATGTGTATCTAAAGCGTTTGGAGCGGGTGGTCGAACTTGCTAAGATTGTAAATTGCCGAATGATTATCACGTGTGCTGGCAATTGCCAGCCAGGAAAATCAAAAGAGGAGCAAGTACAAACTATTATTGATACCCTCAAAGAGGCGGCACCCATTGCTGAGAATGGAGGCATTACTCTCTTACTTGAACCTCTAAACTCATTAGTAAACCATCCCGGATATTTCTTGGACTCGAGCGCTCTTGGAGCAGAGATTGTCAAAGCGGTTGGCAGTCCAAATGTGAAGCTACTCTACGATATCTACCACATGCAAATCATGGAAGGAAACATAATTTCTACAATTCGCAAGTATATCGATATCATTGGTCACTTTCACTCAGCAGGTGTTCCTGGCAGGCACGAGCTTACCTCTGGTGAGCTGAACTACCATGACATAATCGCTGAAATTGATTCGCTGGGATACACTGGCTACTTTGGCCTCGAATATTCGCCTTTGCTAGAATCGGTGCAGTCTCTTGGATTACTGCGGGAAAGCCTGATGTTATGGTAG
- the xseA gene encoding exodeoxyribonuclease VII large subunit, whose protein sequence is MFEVFPENQPKAPQGMSILTVTELTRCIRAVIEAEDLFADVWVRGEVSNLKEHTSGHIYFSLKDENALIRCVIWRNSTSGMQFNLADGMSVILHGRVTVYEKQGQYELVVSEVTPDGIGALFTAYEQLKARLQAEGLFDKSRKKQLPEFPRRIALITSPTGAALQDMLTIAVRRLPCINIILIPTLMQGEDSQASVVDSLKLAESIPDVDVIIIGRGGGSIEDLWTFNSESVVRAICACQKPVVSAIGHETDFTLADFAADLRAPTPSAAAELVVPDKDEILSRISTLSDAMKSAITALIMNKKACFNMMMKSRVFAHPEVLVQERWQALDTLTMRLANSLDRQISNCSARLGEVTAKLHALSPLQVLSRGYAIVRHDGQLVKKISDVEVGDSTETLISDGRLVSEIKEIKEGWGEDG, encoded by the coding sequence TTGTTTGAAGTATTCCCTGAAAATCAACCGAAAGCACCACAAGGGATGAGCATTCTCACCGTCACAGAGCTAACCCGTTGTATCCGAGCGGTGATTGAGGCTGAAGACTTATTTGCGGACGTTTGGGTCCGTGGCGAAGTTAGCAACCTTAAAGAACATACCTCTGGCCATATATATTTCTCTCTTAAGGATGAAAATGCACTAATTAGGTGTGTAATCTGGCGGAACTCTACTAGTGGCATGCAGTTCAACCTGGCCGATGGCATGAGTGTCATACTCCATGGCAGAGTGACGGTTTATGAGAAGCAAGGCCAGTACGAGCTTGTGGTCAGCGAGGTCACTCCTGACGGCATAGGGGCGTTATTTACAGCATACGAACAGTTAAAAGCGAGGCTCCAGGCAGAGGGTCTTTTCGACAAGAGCAGAAAAAAGCAACTGCCCGAATTCCCGCGGCGTATTGCGCTAATTACGTCGCCTACGGGTGCCGCCCTGCAAGACATGCTTACCATTGCTGTCAGGCGACTGCCGTGTATTAACATTATCCTTATCCCAACGCTTATGCAAGGAGAAGACTCGCAAGCTAGCGTTGTAGATTCGCTAAAGCTCGCAGAAAGCATACCAGATGTTGACGTCATTATTATTGGCCGCGGAGGTGGCTCGATAGAAGACTTGTGGACCTTCAATTCGGAGAGTGTAGTCCGTGCAATATGCGCTTGTCAAAAGCCCGTTGTATCTGCAATCGGACATGAGACAGATTTTACACTTGCCGATTTCGCCGCTGATTTGCGTGCGCCAACTCCCTCGGCTGCTGCTGAACTTGTTGTGCCTGATAAGGACGAAATATTGTCGAGAATCTCGACGCTTAGTGATGCAATGAAATCTGCTATTACCGCTCTAATAATGAATAAAAAAGCTTGCTTTAACATGATGATGAAGTCACGGGTTTTCGCACATCCCGAGGTATTAGTTCAGGAGCGCTGGCAAGCTTTGGATACGCTAACAATGCGGCTCGCAAACAGCCTCGACCGGCAAATCAGCAATTGTAGTGCACGACTAGGTGAGGTAACGGCAAAACTTCATGCGCTTAGTCCGCTTCAAGTGTTATCGAGAGGATATGCGATAGTCAGACATGATGGGCAGCTGGTTAAGAAAATATCAGACGTAGAGGTTGGAGATAGCACGGAAACTCTTATTTCGGATGGGCGGTTGGTTTCAGAGATTAAAGAAATTAAGGAAGGATGGGGCGAGGATGGCTGA